In one Nostoc sp. KVJ3 genomic region, the following are encoded:
- a CDS encoding FGGY-family carbohydrate kinase has translation MNFYLGIDFGTSGARGMVIDEESSSIQAEVRYPFQDSSAAVTPKIWQEALFLMVEQIPEELRRKIRAIAINGTSSTVLLVDAAGNPTDAPLLYNDARGSLVLEHLRSIAPPNHTVLSATSSLAKLLWMRQLPSFSEARYFLHQADWLAFLLHGQLGISDYHNALKLGYDVEELKYPEWLEKLQIPIQLPKVLTPGTPISELRPEIADKFGLRRDCLVCAGTTDSIAAFLASGAKLPGEAVTSLGSTLVLKLLSRTRVEDARYGIYSHRLGDLWLTGGASNTGGAVLKQFFTNAELESLSREIDASKTSELDYYPLLKVGDRFPINDPNLAPRLEPRPENPGEFLHGLLESIARIEARGYELLQQMGADKLSRVYTAGGGAANDTWTAIRARYLQIPVVASVYTEAAYGTALLAMGDGRRG, from the coding sequence ATGAATTTTTATTTGGGTATCGACTTCGGCACATCTGGCGCACGCGGTATGGTGATTGACGAGGAATCCTCTTCTATTCAGGCTGAGGTGCGATATCCCTTCCAAGACTCATCAGCCGCCGTTACGCCCAAAATCTGGCAGGAGGCTTTGTTTCTGATGGTGGAACAAATACCTGAAGAGTTGCGGCGAAAAATTAGAGCGATCGCAATTAATGGGACTTCTTCTACAGTCTTGCTGGTTGATGCTGCTGGGAACCCAACAGATGCACCATTATTATATAACGATGCGCGGGGATCATTGGTGCTAGAGCATTTGAGGAGTATAGCACCCCCTAATCATACCGTATTAAGTGCCACCTCTAGCCTAGCTAAACTTTTGTGGATGAGACAATTACCCTCTTTTAGTGAAGCTAGATATTTCCTGCATCAAGCAGATTGGCTGGCGTTTCTCCTACATGGACAGTTGGGTATTAGCGATTACCATAATGCTTTAAAGCTGGGTTATGACGTAGAAGAGTTGAAATACCCAGAATGGCTAGAGAAGTTGCAAATACCGATTCAGCTACCCAAGGTTTTAACTCCTGGTACTCCCATTTCCGAATTGCGCCCTGAAATTGCGGATAAGTTCGGTTTACGCCGTGATTGTCTGGTATGTGCAGGTACAACTGATAGTATTGCGGCTTTTCTCGCTAGTGGAGCAAAATTACCTGGTGAAGCGGTGACTTCTCTTGGTTCCACGTTGGTACTAAAGTTATTAAGTCGTACCCGTGTAGAAGATGCCAGATATGGGATTTACAGCCATCGTTTGGGGGATTTGTGGCTGACTGGTGGTGCTTCTAATACTGGAGGTGCAGTACTAAAGCAATTTTTCACCAACGCTGAGTTAGAAAGCCTTAGTCGGGAGATTGATGCATCAAAAACCAGCGAGTTAGATTATTATCCATTATTGAAGGTAGGCGATCGCTTTCCCATTAACGATCCCAATTTAGCCCCACGTTTGGAACCACGCCCAGAGAATCCAGGGGAATTTCTGCATGGTTTGTTAGAAAGTATTGCCCGCATAGAAGCGCGAGGGTACGAATTATTACAACAAATGGGCGCAGACAAGTTAAGTCGTGTTTATACTGCTGGCGGTGGTGCTGCAAATGACACTTGGACTGCGATTAGAGCGCGTTATTTGCAGATTCCTGTAGTAGCGTCAGTATACACAGAAGCTGCTTACGGGACGGCGCTGTTGGCGATGGGGGATGGAAGAAGGGGTTAA
- a CDS encoding tetratricopeptide repeat protein, which yields MKAIEKVKDDQITKTIVDRNYAEFLFLVDRNLEGREYFSKSISALEKMGGSDLKYDQLGITYQRWGLNELWKGDTTEADKYFEKAAKEYHNIRTEYIKTDALNDLHNKTKGKWGEKFT from the coding sequence ATGAAAGCTATAGAAAAAGTTAAAGACGATCAAATCACCAAAACTATAGTAGACCGAAATTATGCCGAATTTCTTTTTCTTGTAGATAGGAATTTAGAAGGTAGGGAATATTTTAGTAAATCTATTTCTGCTTTAGAAAAGATGGGAGGAAGTGATCTTAAGTATGACCAACTTGGAATAACATATCAAAGGTGGGGATTAAATGAATTATGGAAGGGTGATACAACTGAAGCTGATAAATATTTTGAAAAAGCAGCTAAAGAATATCATAATATACGTACTGAATATATAAAAACCGATGCTTTAAATGATTTGCACAATAAAACCAAAGGAAAGTGGGGAGAAAAATTCACCTAG
- a CDS encoding dienelactone hydrolase family protein — MQITKRNVELRVDGSLMRVYVAAPKAAGKYPGIVFYSDIYQLGDAMIRLANYLAGYGYVVAAPEIFHRIEPVGLVIEPDDLGRMRGNDDARRTSVAEYDADCLAMIEFLKRESAVSPNQIGTLGFCIGGHLAFRAAFQSEIRACVCCYPTGIPSGKLGKEVADTIQRVSEIKGEMLMVFGTLDPHIPDSDRQTIIKAIKSANIPHQVFLYEAEHTFMRDDGYRYDSSASTAAWSEIVTFLERIFAD; from the coding sequence GTGCAAATTACTAAGCGCAATGTTGAATTAAGAGTCGATGGCAGCTTAATGCGTGTTTATGTTGCGGCTCCCAAAGCAGCCGGAAAATACCCTGGTATTGTCTTTTATAGTGATATTTATCAGTTAGGTGATGCAATGATTCGTCTAGCTAACTACTTAGCAGGATACGGCTATGTAGTAGCAGCCCCAGAAATTTTTCACCGAATAGAGCCAGTTGGTTTAGTAATAGAGCCAGACGATTTGGGAAGGATGCGGGGAAATGACGATGCGCGTCGAACCTCTGTAGCTGAATATGATGCCGATTGCCTTGCTATGATTGAATTTCTGAAAAGAGAGAGTGCGGTTTCTCCAAATCAAATAGGCACTCTCGGCTTTTGTATTGGTGGACATTTAGCTTTCCGTGCAGCATTTCAAAGCGAAATTCGGGCTTGTGTCTGCTGTTACCCGACTGGTATTCCCAGTGGGAAATTGGGTAAAGAGGTAGCCGATACAATCCAGAGGGTGAGTGAAATCAAAGGCGAGATGCTAATGGTGTTTGGTACTCTCGATCCTCATATACCAGATAGCGATCGCCAAACTATAATAAAAGCAATTAAGAGCGCTAACATACCTCACCAAGTTTTCTTATATGAAGCAGAACATACATTCATGCGCGACGACGGTTATCGTTATGATTCTAGTGCTAGTACCGCAGCTTGGTCTGAAATAGTAACTTTCTTAGAGCGCATATTTGCAGACTGA
- a CDS encoding N-acetylglucosamine kinase, giving the protein MVYVLGIDGGGSKTVCILMDDLHQVLGRGEAGSSNYQSIGIETTLQSIQSAIHNAVEAARITSNFKIDAICLGLAGVGRAVDIEVVKGLLEELQNNKSLPISWALQSANIVICNDALIALVGGIGQPVGIVVAVGTGSIIFGRNHQGDTKRVGGWGYILGDEGSAYKIAIAGMNAALKSYDGREMSTSLIEGFKQHLDLESIEDLIEVIYRRGWGVKKIAALAPIVDLAAASGDIVANNIIDDAVEELVKATSTVIDAIFNADSVLEVVTTGSVWQGRCKIQERFAASIVKIFPEVKVIFPRHEPAYGAALLALQTTQN; this is encoded by the coding sequence ATGGTCTATGTCTTAGGAATAGATGGCGGCGGGAGCAAGACTGTTTGTATCTTGATGGATGATTTACATCAAGTGCTAGGTCGTGGTGAAGCTGGTTCATCTAACTATCAGAGTATAGGAATAGAAACAACTTTACAATCTATTCAATCAGCAATTCACAATGCTGTTGAGGCAGCAAGAATTACAAGTAACTTCAAGATTGACGCGATATGTTTGGGTTTAGCAGGTGTAGGACGTGCAGTAGATATTGAAGTAGTGAAAGGTTTACTTGAAGAGTTGCAGAATAACAAATCTCTTCCTATTAGCTGGGCATTACAGTCAGCGAATATTGTAATTTGTAATGATGCTTTAATTGCTTTAGTTGGTGGAATTGGTCAACCTGTAGGAATTGTGGTTGCAGTAGGTACTGGTTCGATAATTTTCGGACGAAATCATCAGGGAGATACTAAGCGAGTCGGCGGCTGGGGATATATTTTAGGAGATGAAGGTAGCGCTTATAAAATTGCGATCGCAGGTATGAATGCAGCATTAAAATCTTATGATGGACGAGAGATGTCAACGAGTTTGATAGAGGGTTTCAAACAGCATCTTGATTTGGAGAGTATAGAAGATTTAATAGAAGTAATATATCGGCGAGGATGGGGGGTTAAAAAAATCGCTGCTTTAGCACCAATTGTAGATTTGGCAGCAGCATCAGGTGATATAGTAGCGAATAATATAATTGATGATGCTGTAGAAGAGTTAGTAAAAGCTACATCTACAGTAATTGATGCAATTTTTAATGCTGACTCAGTTTTAGAAGTAGTTACAACAGGAAGTGTGTGGCAGGGTAGATGCAAGATCCAGGAAAGATTTGCAGCATCAATTGTTAAAATTTTTCCTGAAGTAAAGGTGATTTTTCCGAGGCATGAACCTGCTTATGGTGCTGCTTTGTTAGCGTTACAGACAACTCAAAATTGA
- a CDS encoding MFS transporter, producing the protein MKHQTTSPWTFIPTLYFTSGIPYVIINTVSVIFYKKLGIDNAQIALWTSFLYLPWVIKMFWAPIVDTYSSKRKWILYTQFAMFACLGLIAFSLQLPNFFFISLATLTIGAFISATYDIATDGFYLLALSPEQQAFFVGIRSLCYRLAVIFGSGILVVLAGQLEVSLNNIPLSWTIAIGFSALIIAILFISHRLILPLPESDNQRQIQARENIPFWSIISSYFAQDKIISILAFILLYRLGEAMLVKIASLFLLDKPEVGGLGLSTSDVGLVYGTFGVISLICGGILGGLLISKYGLKKCLFLMALALNLPDIFYVYMAYTKPSLALIYPLVSLEQFGYGFGFTAFSVYLMYICQGEYKTSHFAISTGIMALGMMLPGLISGYLQKALGYPLFFVLVCLVTIPGMIAIFFIPLKEEPKRQNN; encoded by the coding sequence ATGAAACACCAAACAACCTCCCCTTGGACATTCATCCCCACCCTATATTTCACCTCCGGCATCCCTTACGTCATCATCAACACAGTTTCCGTAATCTTTTACAAAAAACTCGGAATAGATAACGCCCAAATTGCCCTTTGGACAAGCTTCCTCTATCTACCTTGGGTCATCAAAATGTTTTGGGCCCCAATTGTCGATACTTACTCTAGCAAACGCAAATGGATACTTTATACCCAATTTGCCATGTTTGCTTGTCTAGGCTTAATAGCCTTCTCCTTACAACTACCAAATTTCTTTTTCATCTCCCTCGCAACATTAACAATAGGAGCATTTATTTCTGCAACTTATGACATTGCCACAGATGGCTTCTACCTCCTCGCCTTATCTCCAGAACAACAAGCTTTTTTTGTCGGTATTCGTTCACTTTGTTATAGACTTGCTGTCATCTTTGGCTCTGGAATCTTAGTAGTTTTAGCAGGTCAGCTTGAAGTATCTCTCAATAATATTCCTTTAAGTTGGACTATAGCTATTGGCTTCTCAGCTTTAATTATAGCAATCCTATTTATTTCCCATCGCCTAATTTTACCATTACCAGAATCAGATAACCAACGGCAAATCCAAGCTAGAGAAAATATACCATTTTGGTCAATTATTAGCTCATATTTTGCTCAGGATAAAATTATCAGTATTTTAGCCTTTATCTTGCTCTACAGACTTGGCGAAGCGATGCTTGTCAAAATAGCCTCTTTATTTTTATTGGATAAACCAGAAGTAGGAGGCTTAGGGCTATCAACGTCAGATGTTGGATTAGTCTACGGGACATTTGGGGTAATTTCTCTAATTTGTGGAGGAATTTTAGGAGGCTTGCTAATCTCTAAATATGGATTGAAAAAGTGTCTATTTCTTATGGCTTTGGCGTTAAACTTACCTGATATATTTTATGTGTATATGGCTTACACTAAACCTTCGCTAGCATTAATATATCCCTTGGTTTCCTTGGAGCAATTTGGCTATGGTTTTGGATTTACAGCTTTTAGTGTTTATTTAATGTATATCTGCCAAGGCGAATATAAAACTTCTCATTTTGCTATCTCTACTGGCATTATGGCTTTAGGAATGATGCTACCAGGTTTAATTAGCGGTTATCTGCAAAAAGCACTAGGTTATCCATTATTTTTTGTCTTGGTATGCTTGGTTACAATTCCTGGAATGATTGCTATCTTTTTTATTCCTTTAAAAGAAGAACCGAAGCGTCAAAATAATTAA
- a CDS encoding GxxExxY protein has protein sequence METNREGAKYAKEEERRMRQLGDEPEQLAYAVIGAAIEVHKILGPGFLEEVYHKALKLEFIMRGIPHKSKHPVAVEYKRHPVGEGQLDFLVGDIVVVELKAVQNLAPIHEAQVLSYLKMTKHHLGLLINFNVPILKQGIKRIILSS, from the coding sequence ATGGAAACGAACCGCGAAGGCGCGAAGTACGCGAAGGAAGAGGAAAGAAGGATGAGGCAGCTTGGTGATGAGCCGGAGCAGCTAGCGTATGCTGTGATTGGTGCAGCGATTGAGGTACATAAGATATTGGGGCCAGGGTTTTTGGAGGAGGTGTATCACAAGGCACTGAAACTAGAATTTATAATGCGTGGGATACCTCATAAGTCTAAGCATCCAGTAGCAGTGGAATATAAAAGGCATCCCGTTGGTGAGGGGCAATTAGATTTTCTGGTTGGCGATATTGTTGTTGTTGAATTAAAAGCCGTTCAAAACCTAGCTCCCATCCACGAAGCTCAAGTTCTCTCATACCTCAAAATGACCAAACATCACCTTGGCCTTCTCATCAACTTTAACGTCCCCATCCTTAAACAAGGCATCAAACGCATTATCCTCTCTTCTTAA